The genomic window ACCCGTGCCTTGGCTTTTAGTCGTAAAAAAGGGTTCAAATATTTTATCGGCTTTCCCTAAATCAATACCAGGGCCGTTATCGCTGACACTAATACGCACAAAGTCATGATCTTTTCTATCCGTCGATGCGCTCAAATGAACCTTGGCACCTGCCCCAATCACTTGAATACTGTTGTGTATTAAATTTTGTATAGCGCTGGCAATTGCTGTTTTATTACCCGTGATCTGTATGTCAGGCTCGGGTAAGCTAACGTCTAGCTCGCTTTCATTTAGCGTAACCATTACATCGGCTCCTACTTTTACTTCACTAAGTAGCTGCTGCATGGATACTTGCTCTACAACATGCTGTTCACCACTTTTAGCGAATAACAACATGTCGTTTACTTGGGTTTCTAAATCCTTTAATCGCGACATCAACTTAGTTTGGAAGGTATCACGAGAGGCTTCTGGTAAGCGCTTTGACCCTAAATTAGCAGCGTAAAGCATGGCCGCAGACAATGGCGTTCGCACTTGATGCGCCAATGATGCCACCATTTTACCTAGCGCACTCAATCGTTGCATATGAGCAACACGCTTTTGTAAACGGCGCGTTTCTGTTAAATCTGTCATTAAAATAAGTTGCCCCGGCTCTGGAGCTAATGCGGTGATGTCGAGCTTAATTAATCGACCATCCTTTAAAGAGACTTCATGACCATCATCTTGGTGCGGTCTAAAAGAGCGTTGGATAACATTAAACCACTTTTCACCTTCAAGCGGCTCACCTAACATAT from Pseudoalteromonas aliena SW19 includes these protein-coding regions:
- a CDS encoding sensor histidine kinase, with protein sequence MALATVLKPLFISANQYNPCLLQEEYVGELSDLRKQASWLSHLVDTMPAGVVVLDGKGLIAKANQIAMDMLGEPLEGEKWFNVIQRSFRPHQDDGHEVSLKDGRLIKLDITALAPEPGQLILMTDLTETRRLQKRVAHMQRLSALGKMVASLAHQVRTPLSAAMLYAANLGSKRLPEASRDTFQTKLMSRLKDLETQVNDMLLFAKSGEQHVVEQVSMQQLLSEVKVGADVMVTLNESELDVSLPEPDIQITGNKTAIASAIQNLIHNSIQVIGAGAKVHLSASTDRKDHDFVRISVSDNGPGIDLGKADKIFEPFFTTKSQGTGLGLAVVSSVAHAHQGRVEVDNNTHGGACFSLLLPIRTSSKLEESL